The nucleotide window GGAGTTAGGTGTTTCAAGTGAACTTGCGATTAGAACTAGAGCTATTGTAGGGCGTGATGTAGGTAGGTCGATTTTACGTGTTTTAGATGAAGAAGATGCTGATCACTTGGTTGTTGGTTGGGATGGAGAGGTTTCTAAAAAAGAGTATGTTCTTGGTTCGAAGATTGATCCTGTTGTACGTGGAGCTTTTTGTGAAGTTACAGTTGTCAAGGATGGTGATTCACCCAATAGCTCTATTGCATGTTTGGTTGGTGAGGGAACCAACACTCCATTTACCGTTAAACGTGGAAAACAAATTAGGGATCAATTGGATGGTGACTTGACTTTAATTAATTTTCAAGAAATCGATGGTGGAATGTCAAGTGATGAGGTATATGGAGTTAAGAGAACCGGCCGAAAATTAATTAAACGCATGTCTGAAGAAGGAGGCCTAGAAGAATCCTTTGAAATATCCGTTATTGTTGGATCCGACAGAACTAAACGGCTTTTAGAGGAGATTGAAGGATATGATTTTATTTGCGTCGGAGCTATTAGACCTTCTAAAACCAATCTAAATACTTTGTTCGGGCCATTACCAGAAAAAATAGGTAGCCATAGCAATGGAACCGTCCTGATGGTGATGGGTCCACAAGAAAAATCGAACGGTTTTTTCGCCAAAATCTTCAACCGAATAAAACCATAAAACGAATAACCCCAACCACCCACCAAATTTAATCTAAATAAATTTAAGTTAAAGACCTTGAAACAGAGATCTAAAGGCATTAAAAAACCAAAACACCTTAATACGTGAATAAAATCTAATAAAGAGGTATAAGAGGTTTAATGTATGGTGATGGTTAGAAAAAGAGATAGAGCTATTTGATTTATCTCCAATGTTTCTTGGTTTATGGCTCTATCTTACTTTTTATCTTACTTTGTTTTAGATTTTTTTCTTAATTCAGGTCTAAGACTTCCCGCTCTTCAGAAGGGATGTAGGTATCACTGTGGGAACATTATGTTTAATCTTGAAACAAATAGACTTCGCTTTTTTGGTTTTTTTGTAGTTGAGTTTTTTTGTAGTTGGGTTTAAGGTGTGGTTTGGGGTGGTGTGGTGGTTGGGTTGTGTGTGGGGTAGGGTAAAAACATTTATCTGGAGGACAAATACCTTAAATAGTTAGTGATGTTTTGATGTTTTTGTATTCAATATTTAATTGGTGATTGATTTATGGATTTGTCTGACGTGGAAGTTTCATTAGATTTGTTTGATGTTATTCGGTCTAGGAGGAGTGTTAGGAAGTTTAAGGACCAGAGTGTTGGTGATGAGGAGGTTGTTAAGGTTCTTAAGGCGGGTGTTTGGGCTCCTTCTGCAGGCAACCTTCAGTCGCGGGATTATGTTGTTGTTCGTGACGGTGAGGTTAAGCGTGAGTTAGTGAAGGCTGCTGAACAACAGTTCATTTTTGACGCACCTGTAGTAATAGTTGTATGTGCTAATATGGAGCGCGCTAGTGAGAAGTATGGTGACCGTGGATATAACCTATATTCGATACAGGATGCTACTGCAGCTGTACAGAATATGTTGTTAACTGTTCATGCATTAGGTTTGGGGAGTTGTTGGATTGGTGCGTTTGATGAAGAGAGGGTTAGTGAGGTTCTTGGGTTACCTAGTGGTGTCAGGCCTGTTTCAATGTTGCCGATTGGCCATCCGGATGTTGATCCAAATCCTCCGAAGAGATATCCGTTGGAGAAGTTTGTTCATGAAGAGAAGTGGTAACTGTGAGTTTTAGTTGGCTTAGAAAGGAGGTGGTTGAAAGCGGTTTATGCCGTATATGTGGTGCTTGTGTTGCTGCATGTAAACCAGGTGTTATTGAGGTTGAGCGGGGTCCAGAGCTTGTTGGTGAATGTATTGAATGTGGTTTATGTAGTGATGTATGTCCGGCGATAAACAATTTGAAGAGCCTTGGAGTCGATGAGTTTGATAGAAAAAAGGGTTTTGTTGTCCGTAGTCAGAAAATGGATGTTATTGAGAGAAGTCAGGATGGTGGGGCGGTTACATCTATATTGATTTCTTTATTGAATAGTGGGTTGGTTGACTCTGCTGTTGTTGTTGGCCAGACAAGTGATTGGAAACCGATTCCACTTGTTGTTACTGAACCAGGGGAGGTTTTAGATTCTGCTGGTACGAAGTTTGGTTCTGCACCAATATTATCTAAGGTTAGTGAGGCTTCGGAACATGGGGATGTAGCCGTGGTTGGAACACCCTGTCAGATTGAGGCTGCGAGACTACTTGACGAGAGAGGTATAGGGAACATCAAGTATTTTATCGGTGTTTTCTGCATGAAGAACTTTCAACATGAATTGCTTTTTGATTTGATTACAGATAAAGCAGAGTGTAAAGCCTGTGATATCAAGAAAATCGGTATAAATAAAGGTAAATTCAATTATAAAGCTGGTGAACAAGAATCTGCTTTAAAGTTGTCAGAGATAGACCATTGTATACGGCCCGTATGTAGGGAGTGCACCGACTTTGAATCAAGATATGCCGACATAAGCGTTGGTTCGGTAGGTTCACCAAAGGGATGGTCAACCGTTATAATTAGGTCAGAAAAAGGAGAAGAGTTGTTCAAGGCCTCTAAAAAACACCTAGATATTGATGAGTTAGGTTCTCAAGAACCTGTAGATCGTTTATGTCGCATTAAGCAAAAAACAGTTTAAAGAGATTGGTTTCTATGTCTGAAGAAAAGGAAAGTCCGGAGAAACCGGAGGATGTCAAGTACGCAGTTCTAGGTTGTGGAAGCACAGGGACCTTTGTCGCTGACTATCTCTATAAAAAAAATGAAGAATTCTTGATTATGGAGTTGGATTCAGATAAGGTTGAAAACCTACGTGACAAGGGATATCACGCAGTTCAAGCAGACATAAAAAAAATGGATGAAGTAGAATTAGATTTAAGTGAAGTTCAACAGTTCCTCATCCTATCTTCAGACCACGAATCCAACATAGAGGCATTGAAACAGATTAAAAACCGATACCCAAACTCCTTAATTATAGTTAGAGCAGTAGACCCTGTATACAAACAAACAATGAAGGAGATTGGGGCTGATGTAGTTCTTCATCCTGCAAAGGTTATAAGTGACGCCGCAATCAGAAACCTTGAAAGAATGGAGGTTGTTAGAAAAACAAGCAAACTCAAGAAGGTGATTACAGAGATAGGTCAGGAAGGCCGTTTAGGCATTTTTTTACATTCAAATCCAGACCCCGACTCGATAGCCGCTGGCTATGCATTGCAAAAAATCGCTCAACAACTAGATATAGAGTCTGACATCGTTTATAGTGGAGAGATTGGACATCAAGAAAACAGGGCGTTCGTAAACCTACTCGACATAAACTTAATCAGGTTCGAAGAAGTAGGTGGAATCGAGAAATACGAAAAAATAGCTTTAGTTGACAACGCAATACCAGGCCAAAACAACGCATTACCAAAAGACATAGAAGTAAACATAGTTATAGACCACCACGACATCGATGTTGACCTCAAAGGAGATTTCATAGACATAAGAACAGACGTAGGATCAACATCAACAATAATGACCAAATACCTACAAGAACTCGATATATTCGTAGATCAAGAACTAGCAACAGCCTTATTATTCGGAATAAGAACAGACACACTAGAATTCAAAAGAAACGTCAATCCATCCGACATGACCGCCGCAAACTTCCTATACACCCTAGCAGATAGAGACCGGCTACAAGAACTAGAAGCACCGGCAATGGA belongs to Methanonatronarchaeum sp. AMET-Sl and includes:
- a CDS encoding universal stress protein; this encodes MCIISDNDVFRVVVAVRNPETEFCLLKIASAIACSEGRGELVVVNVVEVPPQISLSQSIDAGSKGLEIQKSILDQAEKLIKELGVSSELAIRTRAIVGRDVGRSILRVLDEEDADHLVVGWDGEVSKKEYVLGSKIDPVVRGAFCEVTVVKDGDSPNSSIACLVGEGTNTPFTVKRGKQIRDQLDGDLTLINFQEIDGGMSSDEVYGVKRTGRKLIKRMSEEGGLEESFEISVIVGSDRTKRLLEEIEGYDFICVGAIRPSKTNLNTLFGPLPEKIGSHSNGTVLMVMGPQEKSNGFFAKIFNRIKP
- a CDS encoding nitroreductase family protein; protein product: MDLSDVEVSLDLFDVIRSRRSVRKFKDQSVGDEEVVKVLKAGVWAPSAGNLQSRDYVVVRDGEVKRELVKAAEQQFIFDAPVVIVVCANMERASEKYGDRGYNLYSIQDATAAVQNMLLTVHALGLGSCWIGAFDEERVSEVLGLPSGVRPVSMLPIGHPDVDPNPPKRYPLEKFVHEEKW
- a CDS encoding Coenzyme F420 hydrogenase/dehydrogenase, beta subunit C-terminal domain; the encoded protein is MSFSWLRKEVVESGLCRICGACVAACKPGVIEVERGPELVGECIECGLCSDVCPAINNLKSLGVDEFDRKKGFVVRSQKMDVIERSQDGGAVTSILISLLNSGLVDSAVVVGQTSDWKPIPLVVTEPGEVLDSAGTKFGSAPILSKVSEASEHGDVAVVGTPCQIEAARLLDERGIGNIKYFIGVFCMKNFQHELLFDLITDKAECKACDIKKIGINKGKFNYKAGEQESALKLSEIDHCIRPVCRECTDFESRYADISVGSVGSPKGWSTVIIRSEKGEELFKASKKHLDIDELGSQEPVDRLCRIKQKTV
- a CDS encoding DHH family phosphoesterase, whose product is MSEEKESPEKPEDVKYAVLGCGSTGTFVADYLYKKNEEFLIMELDSDKVENLRDKGYHAVQADIKKMDEVELDLSEVQQFLILSSDHESNIEALKQIKNRYPNSLIIVRAVDPVYKQTMKEIGADVVLHPAKVISDAAIRNLERMEVVRKTSKLKKVITEIGQEGRLGIFLHSNPDPDSIAAGYALQKIAQQLDIESDIVYSGEIGHQENRAFVNLLDINLIRFEEVGGIEKYEKIALVDNAIPGQNNALPKDIEVNIVIDHHDIDVDLKGDFIDIRTDVGSTSTIMTKYLQELDIFVDQELATALLFGIRTDTLEFKRNVNPSDMTAANFLYTLADRDRLQELEAPAMDAETLDILGDAIKNREVYGSYLLSGIKESTDKDALIQAADYLLQLEGITTVIVYGIVENTIHISARNKDVRVDIGEILRRAFQDIGSAGGHTRMAGGQIPIEIYGAVENQEVLNDLVKNSVKNRLLNIVGIETEEEPKTEPEQQT